Below is a window of Gammaproteobacteria bacterium DNA.
ACCATGCCAGAAATGCATTTTCGAATTCAGTGGCCCGATGACTCCGAGGCGGAATGGTATTCGCCTTCGCTGGTTATCAAGGAGTTTCTTAACCCGGGAGAGGCCTATGAGTTGGACGATTTTGTCCGCCGCGCCGGCGAGGCGCTCAACATCGCCTCAGAGCGGGTACGGGAAAAGTACGGCTATGCCTGCTCCGCGGCCATGGACCAACTCGCGCAACTCGAGGTGATCGCTGAGCGGTTCCAGGATAAGCCCGACGCGAGGGTTCGAGTCGTTGAC
It encodes the following:
- a CDS encoding MSMEG_0570 family nitrogen starvation response protein, with translation MPEMHFRIQWPDDSEAEWYSPSLVIKEFLNPGEAYELDDFVRRAGEALNIASERVREKYGYACSAAMDQLAQLEVIAERFQDKPDARVRVVDFS